In one window of Escherichia coli DSM 30083 = JCM 1649 = ATCC 11775 DNA:
- the ymfK gene encoding LexA family protein has translation MKTIHDIRRSNARKLRDGVGGNSSFATMIDREPTQTSRFMGDGATKNIGDSMARHIEKCFDLPVGWLDQEHQTTNITKKPDVSITNKQITLVPVISWVQAGAWKEVGYSEVDLSTAETYPCPVPCGEMTYILRVIGDSMIDEYRPGDMIFVDPEVPACHGDDVIALMHDTGETTFKRLIEDGTQRYLKALNPNWPEPYIKINGNCSIIGTVIFSGKPRRYKIKA, from the coding sequence ATGAAAACAATCCATGACATCCGGCGGTCTAACGCCAGAAAACTGAGAGATGGTGTTGGCGGGAATTCTTCCTTTGCCACTATGATTGATCGCGAGCCAACCCAGACCAGCAGGTTTATGGGAGATGGTGCTACTAAAAATATCGGTGACAGCATGGCACGACACATCGAAAAATGTTTCGACCTGCCTGTCGGATGGCTCGATCAAGAACACCAGACAACGAACATCACAAAAAAACCTGATGTTTCAATCACTAATAAACAAATCACATTAGTCCCTGTCATATCATGGGTACAGGCCGGAGCATGGAAAGAAGTTGGATATTCTGAGGTTGATTTGAGCACAGCAGAAACGTATCCCTGCCCTGTACCCTGTGGGGAAATGACTTATATCTTGCGGGTGATAGGTGATTCAATGATTGATGAGTACCGCCCGGGAGACATGATTTTTGTCGATCCTGAAGTACCTGCCTGCCACGGTGACGACGTTATTGCATTGATGCACGATACAGGTGAAACCACCTTCAAAAGGTTGATAGAAGATGGGACACAGCGTTATCTCAAAGCGTTAAACCCAAACTGGCCTGAGCCTTACATTAAGATCAACGGTAATTGCTCTATAATTGGTACTGTGATTTTCTCAGGAAAACCAAGAAGATACAAAATCAAAGCCTAA
- the ymfT gene encoding YdaS family helix-turn-helix protein, which produces MKAYWDSLTKEQQGELAGKVGSTPGYLRLVFNGYKKASFVLAKKLEQCTSGAITKSDLRPDIYPKD; this is translated from the coding sequence ATGAAAGCGTATTGGGACTCTTTAACCAAAGAACAGCAGGGCGAGTTGGCCGGAAAAGTTGGCTCAACACCTGGCTACTTACGGCTGGTTTTCAATGGCTATAAAAAAGCCAGTTTTGTGCTGGCTAAAAAACTTGAGCAATGCACGTCAGGTGCAATTACGAAATCTGACTTAAGACCGGATATCTATCCGAAAGATTAG
- the ymfL gene encoding protein YmfL, translating to MGKHHWKIEKQPEWYVKAVRKTIAALPGGYAEAADWLDVTENALFNRLRADGDQIFPLGWAMVLQRAGGTHFIADAVAQSANGVFVSLPDVEDVDNADINQRLLEVIEQIGSYSKQIRSAIEDGVVEPHEKTAINDELYLSISKLQEHAALVYKIFCVSESSDARECAAPGAVACRDCGETNA from the coding sequence GTGGGTAAGCATCACTGGAAAATAGAAAAACAGCCTGAGTGGTACGTGAAAGCTGTCAGAAAAACGATCGCGGCGTTGCCGGGTGGTTACGCTGAAGCGGCTGACTGGCTCGATGTAACAGAAAACGCTTTATTCAACCGCCTTCGTGCAGATGGCGATCAGATTTTCCCGCTGGGATGGGCAATGGTTTTACAGCGTGCTGGTGGCACTCACTTCATTGCTGATGCTGTGGCGCAGTCTGCAAATGGCGTCTTTGTGTCTCTTCCTGACGTCGAGGATGTGGACAACGCCGATATCAACCAACGCCTGCTGGAGGTCATTGAACAGATCGGCAGTTATTCAAAACAGATTCGTTCAGCAATTGAAGACGGTGTAGTGGAACCGCATGAGAAGACAGCAATTAACGATGAGCTGTACCTCTCAATTTCGAAGCTGCAGGAGCATGCAGCACTGGTCTACAAAATCTTTTGCGTTTCAGAAAGTAGTGACGCCCGCGAGTGTGCAGCTCCGGGCGCCGTGGCGTGTCGTGACTGTGGAGAAACTAACGCATGA
- a CDS encoding DUF4222 domain-containing protein, producing the protein MRQVNRWFKDHYGVPVRVIRWEPETQRVIYLREGYEHECFSPLEQFRRKFREIEVGHEH; encoded by the coding sequence TTGCGACAAGTTAACCGCTGGTTCAAAGATCACTACGGAGTGCCCGTCAGAGTCATTCGTTGGGAACCGGAAACACAACGGGTTATCTACCTCCGCGAAGGCTATGAGCATGAATGCTTCAGTCCGCTCGAACAGTTTCGTCGTAAATTCAGGGAAATAGAGGTCGGTCATGAGCACTAA
- a CDS encoding helix-turn-helix domain-containing protein, which translates to MSTKLTGYVWDGCAASGMKLSSVAIMARLADFSNDEGVCWPSIETIARQIGAGMSTVRTAIARLEAEGWLTRKARRQGNRNASNVYQLNVAKLQAAAFSQLSDSDPSKSDASKSAPSKFDASKSGKKAGFHPSESGGDPSVKSKHDPSDKKTSRPDASQPDTQTAEQEFLTRHPDAVVFSPKKRQWGTQDDLTCAQWLWKKIIALYEQAAECDGEVVRPKEPNWTAWANEIRLMCVQDGRTHKQICEMYSRVSRDPFWCRNVLSPSKLREKWDELSLRLSPSVSTYTEKREDPYFKASYDNVDYSQIPAGFRG; encoded by the coding sequence ATGAGCACTAAATTAACCGGCTATGTATGGGATGGTTGCGCTGCGTCAGGCATGAAGTTATCCAGCGTGGCAATTATGGCCCGCCTGGCTGATTTCAGTAATGACGAAGGTGTGTGCTGGCCATCAATTGAAACCATTGCCCGCCAGATTGGCGCGGGGATGAGTACCGTCAGAACGGCTATCGCACGGCTGGAAGCAGAAGGCTGGTTAACGCGTAAGGCGCGTCGCCAGGGTAACCGCAATGCGTCGAATGTTTATCAGCTTAACGTTGCGAAGCTTCAGGCAGCGGCATTTTCTCAACTGTCAGATTCTGACCCGTCAAAATCTGACGCATCAAAATCTGCCCCGTCAAAATTTGATGCGTCGAAATCTGGCAAAAAAGCGGGTTTTCACCCGTCAGAATCTGGCGGGGATCCGTCAGTAAAATCAAAACATGATCCGTCAGATAAAAAAACTTCTCGTCCGGACGCTTCGCAACCGGACACGCAGACGGCTGAACAGGAGTTTTTAACTCGCCATCCTGATGCTGTTGTATTCAGCCCTAAAAAGCGCCAGTGGGGAACGCAGGATGATTTGACCTGCGCACAGTGGCTCTGGAAAAAAATCATCGCCCTGTACGAGCAGGCTGCCGAATGTGACGGCGAGGTGGTTCGTCCCAAAGAACCGAACTGGACAGCCTGGGCAAACGAAATTCGCCTGATGTGTGTGCAGGATGGTCGTACTCACAAACAAATCTGCGAGATGTACAGCCGCGTCAGCCGCGATCCGTTCTGGTGCCGTAACGTGCTCAGCCCGTCGAAGCTGCGGGAAAAATGGGATGAGCTTTCCCTGCGCTTATCGCCGTCCGTAAGTACGTACACCGAAAAACGCGAGGACCCGTACTTCAAAGCCAGTTACGACAACGTGGACTACAGCCAGATCCCGGCAGGATTCAGGGGGTGA
- the yfdN gene encoding PerC family transcriptional regulator — MIMSLLNDVQKFIEAHPGCTSGDIADAFAGYSRQRVLQSASKLRQSGRVAHRCEGDTRRHFPRLTERAQEPEPQPVRETRPVRNFYVGTNDPRVILCLTRQAEELESRGLYRRAATVWMAAFRESHSQPERNNFLARRERCLRKSSKRAASGEEWYLSGNYVGA; from the coding sequence GTGATCATGAGTCTGTTAAATGACGTTCAGAAATTCATTGAAGCCCATCCGGGGTGTACTTCCGGTGACATTGCGGATGCTTTTGCAGGTTACTCACGACAGCGCGTTCTGCAGTCAGCAAGCAAGTTACGTCAGAGTGGGCGTGTGGCTCACCGTTGTGAAGGAGATACACGCAGACATTTCCCGCGCCTGACTGAGAGAGCGCAGGAACCGGAACCACAACCAGTTCGAGAAACCAGACCTGTGCGCAATTTCTATGTCGGCACTAACGATCCACGGGTGATTTTGTGCCTGACCCGCCAGGCTGAAGAACTGGAGTCCAGGGGTTTATACCGTCGTGCTGCAACCGTGTGGATGGCGGCATTCCGTGAAAGCCACTCCCAGCCAGAACGAAACAATTTTCTGGCGCGTCGTGAGCGGTGCTTACGGAAAAGCAGCAAGCGCGCTGCATCGGGTGAAGAGTGGTATCTGTCAGGGAATTACGTGGGGGCTTAA